A stretch of the Osmerus eperlanus chromosome 10, fOsmEpe2.1, whole genome shotgun sequence genome encodes the following:
- the nudt21 gene encoding cleavage and polyadenylation specificity factor subunit 5, producing MSVVPPNRSSTGWPRGGSVQFGNKYMSAPAKPLTLERTINLYPLTNYTFGTKEPLYEKDSSVAARFQRMREEFDKMGMRRTVEGVLIVHEHRLPHVLLLQLGTTFFKLPGGELSPGEDEVEGLKRLMTEILGRQDGVKQDWVIDDCIGNWWRPNFEPPQYPYIPAHITKPKEHKKLFLVQLQEKALFAVPKNYKLVAAPLFELYDNAPGYGPIISSLPQLLSRFNFIYN from the exons ATGTCTGTCGTGCCTCCCAACCGTTCGTCCACCGGTTGGCCCCGTGGTGGGTCAGTTCAATTTGGTAACAAATACATGAGCGCGCCTGCAAAACCACTCACTCTGGAACGAACTATAAATCT ATACCCCCTCACCAACTACACATTTGGTACCAAGGAGCCTCTGTATGAGAAGGATAGCTCGGTGGCCGCACGCTTCCAGAGGATGCGGGAGGAGTTCGACAAGATGGGGATGCGAAGAACGGTGGAGGGTGTGCTTATTGTCCACGAACACCGGCTACCGCATGTGCTGCTCCTGCAGCTGGGAACAACGTTCTTCAAACT GCCTGGTGGAGAGTTAAGCCCAGGGGAGGATGAAGTAGAGGGGCTGAAACGCCTCATGACAGAG atcctGGGCCGCCAGGATGGAGTGAAGCAGGATTGGGTGATCGATGACTGTATCGGCAACTGGTGGCGTCCCAACTTTGAGCCACCTCAG TATCCCTACATTCCAGCCCACATTACCAAACCGAAGGAGCATAAGAAACTGTTTCTGGTGCAGCTGCAGGAAAAAG CCCTGTTTGCTGTCCCCAAGAATTACAAGCTAGTGGCTGCTCCCCTGTTTGAGCTCTATGACAACGCCCCTGGCTATGGACCAATCATATCCAGCCTACCACAGCTACTGAGCAG GTTCAACTTTATTTACAACTAG
- the LOC134028312 gene encoding type-2 angiotensin II receptor-like, with product MEPDLLMEMQYPYWHISRIAPSVIMAFCFLLGIPGNLAVVVVVVRNMERGNFTLRLMLNLAFCDLLVLLCLPLVIYNLQTNWELGPELCKTLFLLLHGGLNASVLTITLLSVQRYIQVLYPQNWARLGRLGEEALLLFLWGLAGLIAFPSIFVKKVSTSGHLGSCASCYPSKDVEMSVLLFQTVVGFLMPCCILGTSYFFLHRRVSLASQLRQQRLTKLVSSIMVSFFSCWAPLHLFNLLAVVNVVLENKELERVCEIAWDFLIACSTFNSCLNPFLYAFASSGFRRDHPQPTST from the coding sequence ATGGAGCCAGACTTGCTAATGGAAATGCAGTATCCGTACTGGCACATCTCCCGCATTGCGCCAAGCGTCATCATGGCCTTCTGCTTCCTACTGGGCATCCCTGGAAACCTggcagtggtggtggtggtggtaagaAATATGGAGCGTGGGAACTTTACTCTGCGTCTGATGCTGAACTTGGCTTTTTGTGACCTGCTGGTCTTGCTCTGCCTGCCTCTTGTCATCTATAACCTGCAGACGAACTGGGAACTGGGCCCCGAACTTTGCAAGACACTCTTCCTCCTACTACATGGTGGTCTGAACGCCAGCGTGCTGACCATCACCCTACTGAGCGTGCAGCGCTACATCCAAGTACTGTACCCTCAGAACTGGGCACGGCTGGGTCGCCTTGGGGAGGAGGCCCTGCTGTTATTCTTGTGGGGGCTTGCAGGACTCATAGCCTTCCCCTCCATCTTTGTGAAAAAAGTCAGTACCTCGGGCCACCTTGGTTCCTGCGCCTCATGCTACCCAAGCAAGGATGTGGAGATGAGCGTGCTGCTGTTCCAGACCGTGGTGGGCTTCCTGATGCCCTGCTGCATCCTGGGAACCTCCTACTTCTTCCTCCATCGCAGGGTGAGTCTGGCCTCCCAGTTGCGACAGCAGCGCCTCACCAAGCTAGTCAGCAGCATCATGGTGTCCTTCTTCTCCTGCTGGGCTCCTCTGCACCTGTTCAACTTGCTGGCGGTGGTCAATGTGGTCTTGGAGAACAAGGAGTTGGAACGGGTGTGTGAGATTGCCTGGGACTTCCTCATCGCCTGCTCCACATTCAACAGCTGCCTGAATCCTTTCCTCTATGCCTTTGCTTCCTCTGGCTTCCGCAGGGACCATCCTCAGCCCACCAGCACATAG